From a single Pasteurella atlantica genomic region:
- a CDS encoding polysaccharide biosynthesis protein, with the protein MINLLLKQPRWLKKLIFVLHDIILIFCSFWLALAARVPFKGEWKDVANWKILATTIIFSLVIFNYLGLYRAVMRYAGGKIINIVFWGSVSSVAIMLSTAFYLHIPFPRSVPIMYFLLVLVLMIGSRFTIKGLLQTKDKRLHHPVVIYGAGESGRQLLLSMKQVTSYYPVAFVDDDISLQNTVIYNKTVYSPSKLTELIELYQVESILLAMPSATKLQQREIIQNLEHLPCKILTMPGLKDLVEGKVSVSALKKVSIIDLLGRDAVAPVPELMSKDIQNKVVMVTGAGGSIGSELCRQIIQQSPKKLVLFELSEFSLYSIEKELSDYTAKNNLDIEIIPAMGSVQHQRRLFELMTRFNVQTLYHAAAYKHVPLVEYNTLEGVRNNIFGTLYCVKAAIEAKVETFVLISTDKAVRPTNTMGTTKRMAELVLQALAEQKDHNTRFCMVRFGNVLGSSGSVIPLFEKQIANGGPVTITHKDITRFFMTIPEAAQLVIQAGAMGKGGDVFLLDMGEPVKIIDLARQMINLSGFEVKDENSPNGDIEIKVTGLRPGEKLYEELLIGENAQGTTHPRIMTTKEKMLHWKDLEQILLTLEDACKSFEPDEIREILLSAPTDFKPSDPVCDILCK; encoded by the coding sequence ATGATAAACCTACTACTAAAACAACCTCGTTGGTTGAAAAAACTGATTTTTGTATTACACGATATTATATTAATTTTCTGTTCATTTTGGTTAGCTCTTGCGGCAAGAGTACCATTTAAAGGTGAATGGAAAGATGTCGCTAATTGGAAAATTTTAGCTACAACTATAATATTTAGTCTTGTTATTTTTAACTATCTGGGATTATATCGAGCAGTGATGCGATATGCGGGTGGTAAAATCATCAATATTGTATTTTGGGGAAGCGTTTCTTCTGTTGCCATAATGCTATCTACAGCTTTCTATTTACATATCCCTTTTCCTCGTAGTGTTCCAATTATGTATTTTTTATTGGTACTGGTGTTGATGATCGGTTCTCGTTTTACGATTAAAGGGTTGTTGCAAACTAAAGATAAAAGATTACATCATCCTGTGGTGATTTATGGAGCAGGCGAGTCAGGTCGACAACTATTGCTATCTATGAAACAAGTGACTTCTTATTATCCTGTTGCTTTTGTGGATGATGATATCAGTTTGCAAAATACGGTTATCTATAATAAAACAGTTTATAGCCCTTCAAAATTGACTGAGTTAATAGAACTGTATCAGGTTGAGTCTATTTTATTGGCAATGCCAAGTGCGACAAAGTTACAGCAACGAGAAATTATCCAAAATTTAGAGCATTTACCTTGTAAAATATTAACGATGCCAGGTTTAAAAGATTTAGTTGAAGGTAAAGTGAGTGTGAGTGCTTTGAAAAAAGTCTCAATTATTGACCTCCTAGGACGTGATGCGGTTGCTCCTGTACCAGAATTGATGTCTAAAGATATTCAAAATAAAGTGGTAATGGTAACTGGGGCGGGGGGATCTATTGGTTCTGAGCTTTGTCGTCAAATTATTCAACAATCACCAAAGAAATTAGTTTTATTTGAGTTATCAGAATTTTCTTTATACAGTATTGAAAAAGAATTATCGGACTATACAGCAAAAAATAATTTAGATATAGAGATTATTCCTGCAATGGGTTCAGTACAGCATCAACGTCGATTATTTGAGTTAATGACCCGCTTTAATGTACAAACCTTATATCACGCTGCAGCTTATAAACACGTTCCATTAGTGGAATATAATACGCTTGAAGGCGTGAGAAATAATATTTTCGGTACGCTTTATTGTGTAAAAGCAGCGATTGAAGCTAAAGTTGAAACTTTTGTCTTAATTTCTACCGATAAAGCGGTTCGCCCGACAAATACAATGGGAACAACTAAGCGTATGGCGGAGCTTGTATTACAAGCATTAGCAGAGCAAAAAGATCACAACACACGTTTTTGTATGGTGAGATTTGGGAATGTATTAGGTTCTTCAGGCTCCGTAATTCCATTATTTGAAAAACAAATTGCAAATGGTGGTCCAGTGACTATTACGCATAAAGATATTACTCGTTTCTTTATGACCATTCCAGAGGCTGCACAGTTAGTTATCCAAGCGGGAGCTATGGGAAAAGGGGGCGATGTTTTTTTATTAGATATGGGAGAGCCAGTTAAAATTATTGATTTAGCTCGTCAAATGATCAATCTAAGTGGTTTTGAGGTTAAAGATGAAAACTCGCCAAATGGTGACATAGAGATTAAAGTGACAGGATTACGACCTGGCGAAAAGCTTTATGAAGAGCTGTTGATTGGAGAAAATGCACAAGGTACGACACATCCAAGAATTATGACAACCAAAGAAAAAATGTTGCACTGGAAAGACTTAGAGCAAATTCTCTTAACATTAGAAGATGCTTGTAAATCATTTGAGCCAGATGAAATTAGAGAAATTTTATTATCAGCTCCAACAGATTTTAAGCCAAGTGATCCTGTTTGTGATATTTTGTGTAAGTAG
- a CDS encoding sugar transferase has protein sequence MLKRLFDFTASLLGLIILSPILVVVAIWIKLDSKGGVFFRQQRVGLNGELFAIHKFRTMRENTEQESRLTIGADNRITRSGQFLRKSKLDELPQLIDVVMGKMSLVGPRPEVPEFIDLYPEEQRKKILSVRPGITDKASIEMVDENEILGQYEDARQAYIDVIMPMKVKYYLEYVDNNSLLGDIKLIFLTFKKVVTR, from the coding sequence ATGTTAAAGCGACTTTTTGATTTTACAGCATCATTGTTAGGTTTAATAATTCTATCACCTATATTAGTTGTGGTAGCCATTTGGATAAAGCTAGATTCCAAAGGTGGTGTTTTCTTTCGTCAACAAAGAGTTGGGCTAAATGGAGAGTTATTTGCTATTCATAAGTTTAGAACGATGCGAGAAAATACCGAACAGGAAAGCCGTTTAACTATCGGTGCTGATAATCGGATTACTCGTTCAGGACAGTTTTTAAGAAAAAGTAAACTTGATGAATTACCCCAGCTAATTGATGTAGTAATGGGTAAAATGAGTTTAGTAGGACCAAGACCAGAAGTCCCTGAATTTATTGATTTATATCCCGAGGAACAAAGAAAAAAAATTCTATCAGTTCGTCCAGGTATTACCGATAAGGCATCAATTGAAATGGTTGATGAAAATGAAATTTTAGGTCAATATGAAGATGCTAGACAGGCTTATATTGATGTAATTATGCCGATGAAAGTGAAATATTATTTAGAGTATGTGGATAATAATTCTTTATTAGGCGATATAAAACTTATTTTTCTGACGTTTAAAAAAGTGGTAACCAGGTAA
- a CDS encoding nucleotidyltransferase domain-containing protein, whose amino-acid sequence MKIQNKHKQAIIEIARNTITEPCEILAFGSRVNGDAHDGSDLDLVIISQKQCAIDSEMFVNFKNRLQESNIPILVQVMD is encoded by the coding sequence GTGAAAATACAAAACAAGCATAAACAGGCAATTATAGAAATTGCTCGTAATACGATTACTGAACCCTGTGAGATTTTAGCTTTTGGTAGTAGAGTCAATGGCGATGCACATGATGGTAGTGATCTCGATCTTGTTATTATTTCTCAAAAGCAATGTGCTATAGACAGTGAGATGTTTGTAAATTTTAAAAATAGATTGCAAGAGTCTAATATTCCTATTCTTGTCCAAGTAATGGATTAG
- a CDS encoding ORF6N domain-containing protein, protein MRDINKAVKNNPDKFPSDYVIIISKEDKKELVKNFYWFHFLKHSSIGSDVLAEDGKYTYEVYLLNNREKLQKS, encoded by the coding sequence ATTCGAGATATTAATAAAGCGGTTAAAAATAATCCTGATAAATTCCCCTCTGATTATGTTATCATTATTTCAAAAGAAGACAAAAAAGAACTGGTGAAAAATTTCTACTGGTTCCATTTTCTTAAACATTCCTCTATTGGTTCTGATGTTTTAGCTGAGGATGGTAAATACACTTATGAAGTGTATTTGTTGAACAATAGAGAAAAGTTGCAAAAATCCTAA
- a CDS encoding ATP-dependent nuclease, with protein sequence MKITKLFIKKFRGFQKVEFKLGSQITVIAGQNGTQKTTLLGLLTQPFTITDKNNPMYGEKPLSGESFRSDFSEKFKFSEVFDRVGNHQWTLFFDNNTDYTAGTIERIETGKEKSLRIWKVNKETGKKDAKKGSGYVQLPVIYLSLKRLLPIGEDNQLQSDKSIVLTKEEKKFYEKWHNKILILVGDDNKITDATPLESPHKQTLAANTKYYDWQLNSAGQDSIGKILLAVLSFKRLKDEYQNDYKGGILAIDEVDTTFYPGSQVKLLNALNQFASKFNIQIIFTTHSLTLLEEVSKLKNDINRKGQINLVYLQRQDNNIIANDDVDYQFVENHLKVSLTNQTLKPNKVEVFTEDAEGVLFAKSLLGTKRTRYLNFNSNVKLGCNNLIELSSKVPYFQFPNSIIILDGDVEPKQLRKIKSNKRKNIVCLPGGNSPEQIIAQFLYDLSDTDSLWKDIDTTFTKQYCFQDYPNDEIQKNRDKAKKWFNELLPKWGRQANKVLNPWKKRNKEIVDNFLNEFDELFKRF encoded by the coding sequence ATGAAAATAACCAAACTATTTATTAAAAAGTTTAGGGGGTTTCAGAAAGTAGAATTTAAGTTAGGTTCTCAAATAACTGTTATAGCAGGGCAGAATGGAACTCAAAAAACCACATTGTTGGGGTTATTAACGCAACCTTTTACTATTACTGATAAAAATAATCCAATGTATGGAGAAAAGCCCTTGTCTGGTGAAAGTTTTAGATCAGATTTTTCAGAAAAGTTTAAATTTTCTGAAGTATTTGACAGAGTAGGTAATCATCAATGGACATTATTTTTTGATAATAATACAGATTATACGGCTGGAACCATTGAAAGAATAGAAACAGGTAAAGAAAAATCTCTTCGTATATGGAAAGTAAATAAGGAAACGGGTAAAAAAGATGCTAAAAAAGGTTCTGGATATGTTCAGTTGCCTGTTATTTATTTAAGTCTCAAAAGACTTCTACCTATTGGAGAGGATAATCAGTTACAAAGTGATAAATCTATTGTCTTAACTAAGGAAGAAAAGAAATTTTATGAGAAGTGGCATAATAAAATTTTAATTTTAGTTGGAGATGATAATAAAATAACTGATGCAACTCCTTTGGAGAGTCCACATAAACAAACTTTAGCAGCAAATACTAAATATTATGATTGGCAATTGAATTCTGCTGGACAAGATAGTATTGGAAAAATATTACTTGCAGTGCTTTCTTTTAAGCGTCTGAAAGATGAGTATCAAAATGATTATAAAGGTGGTATTTTAGCAATAGATGAAGTTGACACGACATTTTACCCAGGATCTCAAGTAAAATTATTAAATGCCCTTAATCAGTTTGCATCTAAATTTAATATTCAAATTATTTTTACAACACACTCTTTGACTCTTTTAGAAGAAGTTTCAAAATTGAAAAATGATATAAATAGGAAAGGACAAATAAACTTAGTTTATTTGCAAAGACAGGATAACAATATTATTGCAAATGATGATGTAGATTATCAGTTTGTAGAAAATCATTTAAAAGTATCTCTAACAAATCAAACATTAAAACCAAATAAAGTTGAGGTGTTTACTGAAGATGCTGAAGGCGTATTATTTGCTAAATCATTACTTGGAACTAAACGTACAAGATATCTTAATTTTAATAGTAATGTAAAACTTGGTTGTAATAATTTAATAGAGTTATCAAGTAAGGTGCCTTATTTTCAATTTCCAAATTCTATTATTATATTGGACGGTGATGTAGAACCAAAACAGTTAAGAAAGATTAAAAGTAATAAGAGAAAGAATATTGTATGTTTACCTGGTGGAAATTCTCCAGAGCAGATTATTGCACAGTTTTTGTATGATTTATCCGATACTGACTCCTTATGGAAAGATATAGATACAACTTTCACAAAACAGTATTGTTTTCAGGATTATCCTAATGATGAAATACAAAAAAATAGAGATAAAGCAAAAAAATGGTTTAATGAGCTCTTACCTAAGTGGGGTAGACAAGCAAATAAGGTATTAAATCCTTGGAAAAAACGAAATAAAGAAATTGTTGATAATTTCTTAAATGAATTTGATGAATTATTTAAAAGGTTTTAG
- a CDS encoding DNA adenine methylase: MFYSPLRYPGGKKRLAEFIAKICVDNNIDGHYIEPYAGGASVALYLLFQNRVKKITINDFDKAIYAFWYCVVHYTEDFCNLIEKTDITISNWNKAKDVQKKKDQISLSAKKQVLELGFSTFFLNRTNRSGIINAGVIGGLEQKGNYKIDCRFNKIDLIKRIRLIAQFRERIILENLDAIELIKKVNKQENTSNYIFYFDPPYYVHGPGLYLNSYLDIDHVKVADEIKNIDDCYWIISYDNTERINELYSWVEKKVEFTLTHSINKSRKGKEILFFSNKIVKIDLDPIQKYI, translated from the coding sequence ATGTTTTACTCACCTTTAAGATATCCTGGCGGGAAAAAAAGATTAGCAGAATTTATTGCTAAAATTTGTGTTGATAATAATATTGATGGCCATTACATAGAACCTTATGCTGGGGGAGCTTCAGTTGCTTTGTATCTGCTTTTTCAAAATAGAGTAAAAAAAATTACTATTAATGATTTTGATAAAGCAATTTATGCTTTTTGGTATTGTGTCGTTCATTATACTGAAGATTTTTGTAATTTAATTGAGAAAACAGATATTACTATTTCAAACTGGAATAAAGCAAAAGATGTTCAAAAGAAAAAAGATCAGATATCACTCAGTGCTAAGAAACAAGTTTTAGAATTAGGTTTCTCGACTTTTTTTCTAAATAGAACTAATCGTTCTGGTATTATAAATGCTGGGGTTATTGGTGGGCTTGAACAAAAGGGTAATTATAAAATAGATTGTCGTTTTAATAAGATTGATTTAATAAAAAGGATTAGATTAATAGCACAATTTAGGGAGCGTATTATATTAGAAAATTTAGATGCAATTGAGTTAATAAAGAAAGTTAATAAACAAGAAAATACCTCAAATTATATTTTTTATTTTGATCCTCCATACTATGTACATGGTCCAGGACTATATTTAAATTCTTACTTAGATATTGACCATGTTAAAGTTGCAGATGAAATAAAGAATATAGATGATTGTTATTGGATTATTTCTTATGATAATACTGAAAGAATCAACGAACTATATAGTTGGGTAGAAAAGAAAGTAGAATTTACTTTAACTCATTCAATTAATAAATCGAGAAAAGGAAAAGAAATCTTATTTTTTAGTAATAAAATTGTAAAAATAGATTTAGATCCAATACAAAAATATATTTAA